In Streptomyces erythrochromogenes, the DNA window CGGCGGCCGCCGACGGTGCCGGATCGCCCGGCGGCGGTGTGCTGGGCGGCGGCGCATGGCTGTGGCGCCGCGCCCACCACGTGTGGAACGCCGCGGTCACCAGCAGCGCGATGGCCGAGGCGACCAGCAGGATCGGGCCCCGGGGGCCGTGCACGACGAGATTGGCGATGGCGTCGGCGACCGCGACGGCGCAGAACAGTGCGGCGAGTTCGACGACGTCGCGGCGCCAGTGGTGGCGGTGGGGACGCTGGGCGGAGGCGTGGGTACGGTCAGTCATGCACACCACTGTTGCCCAAGGGTGTTGCGTGATCACGAACGATCTGTGACCGACTGGTTAAGTGTCCATCTGGCCGATTTCACCCAGTTTTCGGGGCCTTCTCCCGGTCGCCCTACTGGCCCACGCGCCCGGGCTGGAGGGTCCGGGTGAAGAGTACGTCCCCTCCCTGGCGGCGCAACCGGACGGTGAGTTCCCCGCTGCCGCCGTCGATGTCGACCTCCCCGTAGTACGGGGGGTTCTCTGACGGCGACATGTTGGCGAAGGGGGCCGACTGGACGAAGGCCGTCTGCGGGCCGAAGGTGGCGTCGAGCCGCCCGGCCGGGAAGCCGCCGGCCCCGATGGGGCCGGAGACGAACTCCCAGAACGGCGCGAAGTCGGTGAAGGCGGCCCGCTCGGGCGAGTAGTGGTGGGCGGCGGTGTAGTGCACGTCGGCGGTGAGCCAGAGGGTGCCGGTGATCCGCTGGTGCTTGATGTGCCGCAGCAGCTCGGCGATCTGCAGCTCCCGGCCCAAAGGGGCGCCCGGGTCGCCCTGGGCGACGGCCTCGAAGTTCGCTGCCCCGTCGGGGACGACGATGCCCAGGGGCATGTCGGATGCGATGACCTTCCAGGTGGCCCGGGAGCGGGATAGCTCGCGCTTGATCCAGGCCAGCTGCTCGGCGCCGAGGATGCCGATGGGGTCCTCGGCCCGGTCGCCGGGGGAGTTGGCGTTGCGGTAGGTGCGCATGTCGAGCACGAAGACGTCGAGGAGCGGGCCGTACCGCATCACGCGGTACATCCGGCCCTCGGCGCGGCCGCCGCGCAGGTCGGTCACCGGGAAGTACTCGCCGAAGGCGCGGCGGGCCCGGGTGGCGAGGGTGTCGGCCTCCTTGACGGTGTAGCGGGGGTCGTCGATCAGCTGGCCCGGGTACCAGTTGTTGCGCACCTCGTGGTCGTCCCACTGGGCGAGGACGGGGACCTGGGCGTTGAAGTCGAGGAGGTTGCGGTCGAGGAGGTTGTAGCGGAAGTTCCCGCGGAACTCGTCGAGGGTCTCGGCGACCTTGGACTTCTCGGCCGTGGTGACGTTGCGCCAGACGGTGCCGTCGCGCAGGGGCACGGCCGACTTGATCGGCCCGTCGGCGTAGATCGTGTCCCCGCTGAAGAGGAAGAAGTCGGGGTTGCGCCGGCCCATCTCGTCGAAGACGCGGTAGCCGCCGACGTCGGGGTTGATGCCCCAGCCCTGGCCCGCCAGGTCCCCGGACCACAGGAAGCGCACGTCGCGGCGGCGCGAGACCGGGGTGGTGCGGAAGGTGCCGTGGACCGGCTCGGCGGTGCGGCGGGGGTCGTCGGGGTCGGCCAGGACGACCCGGTAGTGCACCTGCTGCCCGGGCGGGAGATCGCGCAGGACGGTCGTTCCGGTGAAGTCGCTCGACGGGCCGAGCAGCGGGCCGCGGTGGCGGCGTACGGCGTAGCGGAACGCCTCGCTGGGAGAGGTCTCGACGTACATCCGCGCGAGGCGGTCGGAACGGGTCCACACGGTGGCCGAGTGCGCGGTGATCTCGCCGGACTGGACGCCCCAGTGCGCGTTCGGCCGGCCGGAGCGGGCGAAGGCGGGGGCGGCGAGCGTCGGAGCGGCAAGCAGCGCGGAGGACAGGGCGAGGGAACCGCCGATGAGGGACCGTCGGGTGTGTGGGGTCGATGCCATCGGTGCGTCTCCAGGGGGCGGCGAGGACGGGTCGGACCAGCGTGCGGTCGCGCACCGGCCCGGCCGCGTCGCCCACGCGAACCGCGGATGAACAGCCGCCGGCCGCTCATCCGTTCAGACGTTCAACCTCTTGACCGGGACCCGGTCCGCACACTCACGCGACCGGGACGGCGGCGCGGCGTGCCGTGTCCAGCACCACGCGGGCGACGAGCGCCGGATCGTCGCTCATCGGGACGTGGCCGCAGCCCGGGAGGCGGACCAGCCGTGCGCCGGGGACGGTGTGCTTGGCGCGGACGCCCTGACGGCGCAGCAGCAGCCGGTCGCGGGTGCCCCACGCGATGGTGACCGGCAGCCCCGGCACGTCCTCGGTGAAGCGTACGGAACCACCTGCGGCCAGGGTGTCCTCGAATCCGGTGGCGTGGCGCAGGGCGAGGGTCTCGGCGACCACGGCCTCGGGCGAACGGCGCGACGGGCGTGCGTAGATGGTGCCCGTGAGCGCGGCGCGGCCGGCGGCGCTGCGCGCGAGCCGGTCGACGGCGGGGAGGGGCAGCGTCCGGGCGCCGGCCCGCATGGCGAGGAGCGCGGCGAAGGCGTAGCGGCGTTCGCCCTCGGTCCAGAACCCGGCGGGGGAGAGGGCCGTGACCGAGCGGACGAGATTGCTCCGGCCCATTTCGAGGGCGAGCAGGCCGCCGAGGGAGTTGCCCGCGACGTGCGGGCGCTCGACGCCGAGGGCCGTGCAGAGTGCTCCGAGCGCCGGGGCCACGGTGTCCAGGGAGTACGGAACGCCCTTGGGCAGCGGCTCCGAGGCACCGAAGCCGGGCAGGTCGACGGCGATCACGTCGTGCTCGGCGGCCAGGATGTCGGTCACCGGGTGCCAGGCCTGGAGGTGGTGGCCGATGCCGTGCAGGAGGAGAAGCGGTTCGCCCGAGCCCTTGCGCTCGTAGGCGACGGTGGCGGTGCGGGGGCCGAGCGGCGAATCGATCGTGAAGGAGACCGTGGCGGTCATGCTGCTCCTCGTCGGTTGGACGGCTGCGAGACAGGCTGTCAGGAGTGCCCACCGCCATGATTACCGTCGGGTAGCCCTTGACTACAAGCCCCTGCGGCGTACGAGAACATCCCGTGAACGGCTTGATACATATGCCCGATCTGCCCGGCAAAGGTATGAGCATTGGTCTTGACCAAGGGGGTGCACCGTCCTATCGTCGCAGGGATAGTGCAGGAACCTTTAATAAACAAAGGCGCGGAACTGCCGCTGGAACACACGGCGAGTGCAGCGATGGCAGGAGGAGTCAGGGTGGGGACCACGCAGCTCGAAACGGTGCCGGAGCCGAAGTACTGGCACCTCAAGACCGTCCTCAGCGAGGCGCTCGACCAGGACTTCGCCGTCGGCGAGGTGCTGCCCAACGAGCGTGAACTCGCAGCCCGCTTCGGAGTCGCCCGCGCGACCCTGCGTCAGGCGCTGGAGCAGCTGGAGCTCGAAGGCCGGCTGCAGCGCCGCCGCGGCGTCGGCACCACCGTCGCCCCGCCGCGCGTCGGCGTCGCCGTCGGCAGCGCGCAGCACAGCTGGCCGGGGGAGGCCGTCGACGGCTGGGAGCCGCAGGACGCCTCGGAGTCCCTGCCGCCCGCCGCGGTGCTGAAGCTCCTCGGAACGGGTGGGGCGTTCGCCGCCGACCAGCCGGTTCACACCGTGCGCCGCACCAGGATGACGAACGGTCAGGCCGTCGCCGCCGAGCTGCTGTACGTGCCGGCCGCCTCGGTGCCCGGACTGCCCGCCATCGAGGCCCCGTCGGGTCCTGCCCGTGCGCGTGCCGTCCTGCGCGAGCTGCAGCGGCTGGTCCTCGACGGCCAGGACCGCTCGGTGGAGCTGGGCTCCGCCCGCGCCGACGACGCCAAGGAACTGGACCGGCTGCCCGGCGCTCCGGTGCTCCTGGTCACCACGCGGTACTTCACCGCCGCAGGCACGGCGGCGGTCTCGGTGGCGACCTACCGCGCCGACACCTGCCGCCTCACCTTCGGTGACTCGGGCGGCGTCGAGATCACGCACGAGCCCGTCGCCTCCTGACACCGGACGAAGCCGGTACGGCCGTGGCCCCCCCCGCAGATGCGGGGCGGGGGCCACGGCCGTACCGGCTTTCCGGGGTGCGCGGGCGGGGCAGCGAGTGCTTGTGCTGTGCGCCGGTGTGCTGTGATGCGGGGCTGTGCGGGGCGTCAGCGGCGGCGGGCCGTGACGGTCTTCTCCACCGCGAAGAGCTCCTCCTCGACGTGGTCGAGCGCGAGTCGGAGGGCACCGGTCGCAACCGCCGCCTCACCGAGCAGCGACAGGGCCACGCGCGGCGGGCGCAGGCAGTAGCGCTCCAGCTCCCGGCGCAGGGGTTCCAGGACCCCGTCCAGGCCGGCCGCCCAGCCGCCGACCACCACCAGCTCCGGATCCATCGCCAGGACCAGCGCCGCCACGTCGTGGACCAGGCGCTGCAGGAACCTTTCCACTGCGGCGACCGCCCGCTCGTCGCCCCGCTTGGCCTTCGCGAAGACCTCGGCGACCGCCGGCTCGTCCAGCGGGTGCAGCGGCTCGCCCGTCGTCGACAGCAGCCGCTCCGGCGTCGCCTCGCGGCCCAGCAGGTGCAGGGCGCCGATCTCTCCGGCCGCCCCGCCGAAGCCCCGGTGGAGTCGGCCGCCGATGAGCGAGCCCGCGCCGGGACTGAGTCCCGCCATCACGAACACCATGTCGCCGGTGTCACGCGCGGCGCCCTTCCAGTGCTCGGCGACGGCCGCCGCGTTGGCGTCGTTCTCCACCTGTACCGGGCACCGGAACGAGCGCCGCAGGCGGTCCCCGAGCGGCAGCCCGGTCCAGCCGGGCAGGGCGGTGCCGAGGCGTACCGTGCCGTCCGCCTCCACGATCCCGGGGCTGCCGACCCCGACCGCCCGCAGGGAGTCCCGCGGCACGCCGGCGCGGCGCAGGAGATCGGCGACGGCCGCGCGCACCCGCTCCAGCCGCTCGTCGGCCGACGCCGTCTCCGCGACCTCCTTGGTGCCCGCGCCGATGATGCGGCCGTCCAGCCCGGACAGCAGGACCGCGACCCGGTGCGAGCCGATCTCTATGCCGAGCAGGTGTCCGGCCTCGGCCCGGAACCGGAACCGTCTGGCCGGCCGTCCCTGCCGCCGCGCGCCCTCCTCCGCGTCGGCCTCGACGACGAGCCCGGTCCCGATCAGCCCCTCCACGACCCCTTCGACGGTCGGCCGGGAGAGACCGGTCAGCCGTGTGAGGTCGGTGAGGGTCGGCGACCCGGCCGTGCGCAGTGCACGCAGCACCACCGCGGAATTGATCCGCCGAAGCAGAGAGGGATCCCCGCCGGTCAGCTGCCCCAACGTGTGTCCTCCCAGCTAGCGAGCTTGTCAGCCGGATCGTACTGCGCGTCGGGTGCGGCGGCGAGAAGCAGCCCCCCATCGGTCGGAGCAGGCCCTTCCTCTCAGGCGGGTGAGACGAAGCCCGACTCGTACGCCGTGATCACCGCCTGGGTGCGGTCCCGGGCCCCCAGCTTCGCCAGGATCGCACTGACATGGGACTTGACCGTCTCCGTGCCGATGATCAGCTCGGACGCGATCTCCACGTTGGTGAGCCCCCGCGCCATGAGCCGCAGGACCGCCTCCTCCCGTTCGGTCAGGGCGGCCCGCTCCAGCACCGCCCGCGCCTGCCGGTTGCCGTACTCCGCGGCCAGGGCCCGCACGGCCGCAGGGAAGAGCAGGGTCTCGCCCTCCGCCACCAGCCGTACGGCGTGCACGATCTCGGAAGGCCGGGCCCGCTTCAGGAGGAACCCGTCCGCTCCGGCCCGCAGCGCCTGGTAGACGTACTCGTCGTTCTCGAAGGTGGTCACCACGAGGATCTTCGGCGGGGAGTCCACCGTACGCAGCACCGCGCGGGTCGCCTCGATCCCGTCGAGCAGCGGCATCCGCACGTCCATGGCCACCACGTCCGGCCGCAACTGCCGCACGAGCGGGATCACGGAGGCGCCGTCGGCCGCCTCACCCACCACCTCGATGTCGGGCTGGGCGTCCAGGACGGCGCGCAGACCCGCGCGGACCAGGGGTTCGTCGTCGACGAGCAGTACGGTAACCGGCATCCGGTCAGCGTATTCGCTCCAGCGGAAGCCGTGCGCGCACCCTCCAGCCGCCCTCGTGCGGTCCGGTCTCGGCCTCCCCGCCGAGCAGCGCGGCCCGTTCCCGTATCCCGCGCAGTCCGCTGCCGCCGCCGAGCGTGACGCCGGGGCGCTCGGGCAGTGGGTTCGTCACCTCCATTTCCAGCCGGTCCACGGCCATCTCCACCCGCACCCGGACCGGTACGGGACCGCAGTGGCGCAGCACGTTGGTGAGCGACTCCTGCAGGATGCGGTACCCCTCCCGGGTTACAGGCCCCGGCAGCTTCTCCAGCGGCCCGGTCAGTTGTGCGTCCACCTCGGAGCCGGAGGCCCGGGCCGACTCCAACAGCCGGTCGGCCTCCGCCAGCGTCGGCCGCTGTGACGGCGGCTGCCCGGACTCCCGCAGCACCCCGAGCACCCGCTCCAGGTCCTCCAGCGCGGCCCGGCCCGTCTCCTCGATGGCGCACAACGCCCGGTCGGTGAAGGCGGGATCACCCGCGGCGCGCGCCGCCCCCGCCTGCACGACGGCCACGGTCAGCGCGTGCCCGATCGAGTCGTGCAGCTCCCGCGCGATCCGGGTGCGCTCCAGCAACTGCTCCGTACGCGCCTCCAGGGCGCTCAGCCGCTCGGCCGCCGAAGGACCGAGCAGCCGGGTGGCGATCGCAGTGATCAACTCGCCGAGCAGGACCACGACGACCATCAGGACGAGGAGCGGAACGGGCACCAGCAGCGCGGCGACCCAGCGACGCTCGGGTATGAGCGGTGCCAAGGGCCCCGGATCCGGTGAAAAGCCGAGCGCGTTCGCGAACAGTTCGACGGTCAGCGCGGGCATCCAGACGGTGGCGGCCACCGCCCCCGTCGCTATGACCATCCGCGTCTCCAGCCACAGCACCGTACGCCAGCGGTCGCCCCAATGCGCCGAAGGAGCCAGGCTTATGGAGCCGTCGGCGGAGCCGCGGTCATACGGCGTGAGCAGGAACTGAGCCTGGAGCCCCTCCGCCAGCCGCACCCAGGGAACCAGCCCGAACGGCAGGACGAGCAGCATCGGCCCCCACGGCCACTCCGGCACCACGAACATCCATATGGCCAGCAGCAGCAGGGGCACGCAGAGGTGCAACCAGCGTGAATAGGTCACTGGTTGGAACGGAGCCCGCAGCAGTCGGTACATGGCTCCATGGTGGCAGTGCCCTGCTCGCGGCCGTCTCCCCCACGTGGGGGAGACGGCACCCTCGCATGGGGGAGGGAAGGGGGTGGGGCCGGCGGCGAACCTTGAGCCATGAACAGCATCGAGATCCGAGAACTGACCAAGGCATACGGCGCCCACCGTGCGGTGGACGGCCTCACCTTCGATGTCCTGCCCGGGCGGGTCACCGGATTCCTGGGCCCCAACGGCGCCGGGAAGTCGACCACCATGCGCCTGCTGCTGGGCCTGGACCGGCCCACCGCCGGCACGGCCACCATCGGCGGCCGACGCTACCTGGACCTGCCCGACCCGCTGCACCGGGTCGGCGCCCTCCTGGACGCGCAGTCGGCCCACGGCGGGCGCACCGCCCGCGACCACCTGCGCTTCCTCGCCGCCGCAGGCCGCATTCCGGCACGCCGGGTGGACGAGGTCCTGGAGCAGGCCGGGATGGCATCCGTGGCGGGGCGGCGGATCAAGTCCTTCTCACTCGGCATGCGCCAGCGCCTCGGCATAGCCGCCGCGCTGCTGGGCGACCCCGGCGTGCTCCTCCTGGACGAGCCGACCAACGGCCTCGACCCCGAGGGCATCATCTGGATCCGCGAGCTGATGCGCGGCCTCGCCGCCGAAGGGCGCACCGTGCTGGTCTCCAGCCACCTGATGTCCGAGACCTCCGCGCTCGCCGACCACCTGGTCGTGCTCGGCAACGGCAAGCTGCTGGCCGACACGTCGATGGAGGAGTTCATCGACGCCCGCAGCACCCGGAGGGTGCGCCTGCGCACCTCCGAACCGGGCCGGCTGCGGACCGCGCTCGCCCGGGACGGCTTCGATCTGGCCGACGCGGCCGACGGGCGATGGACCGTCGAGGGCATACAGGCCGAGCAGCTCGGCAACCTGGCCGCCCGTGAGGGCATTCCCGTGCTGGAACTGTCCGACGAGCGCGCCTCACTGGAGCAGGCCTACCTCGACCTCACCGCCGATCACGCGCAGTTCACCGCAACCCACTGACTTCCCGACCTCCAGGAGGCCCCGCCATGCGCGCCGCTCTGCCCACCGTCCCCACCCTGCACTCGGAATGGATCAAGATACGGTCCCTGCGCGGCAGCCTCGGGGGGCTCATAGCCGTCTTCGTCGTCACCGCGGGCATCCAGGCGCTGACGGCAGCCGCCATCGGCCGGTCCGAGGACGGCAGCATGGGTGACGATCCGCTCTTCGCGGCCTACTACGGCATCTCCTTCGGCCAGATCGCCGCCATGGTCTTCGGCGCGGGCGCCGTGTCCTGCGAGTTCCACAACGGGGCGCTGCGCACCTCGCTGGCAGCGGTGCCCAACCGCACCCGCTTCTACCTGTCGAAAATCGCTACGGTGGGCGTCCTGGCCCTGCTGGCGGGTCAGATCACCGGGCTGGTCACCTTCGTCGCGGGTCAGGCGTTCATGGGGCAGTACGCCCTCGAGCTCGGCGACCCGGGTACCTACCGTGCCGTCGTCGGCAGCGGGCTCTACCTCACGATGATGGCACTGTTCGCGGCCGGGCTGACCGCGGTGCTGCGCAGTGGGACGGTCGTGCTGAGCCTGCTCATACCCTTCGTCCTGCTGGTGTCCTTCGTCGTCGGCGAGGCCGCGGGCGGCGCGGCCCAGTTCCTGCCGGACCGCGCCGGGCAGTTGGTGCTGCACGCCCAGACGCAAGGCGACCTCGGGCCCTGGACCGGGCTCGGCGTGATGGCCCTGTGGGCCGGGGCTGCCGTGCTCGGCGGATGGCTGGCGGTGCGCCGCAGGGACGCGTGACAGCAGGCCAGTTGTCAGTGCTGCTCGGGATACTGACGGCATGACCACGGCAGAGCACCTCGACACGATCGACCGGCTCCTGGCGAAGGAGTTCCCGCGGGAGCCGGTCCGGAACGTCGGCAGCAGCAGCGGTCCGGGATTCCATCTGGTGCGGCTGTCCCGGACACGGCAGTTCTGGGACGACGACGGCTCGGGCAGGACCGAGGCCGCCGACCAGATCAGTGCCGAATACGGGGCGCTCACGCAGGCCGTGACCGACCGGTGGGGAGACCCGCAGATCTTCAGCCTGGGGACGCTGAGGGACCGCGTGGCGGAGGGGGAGGAGATACCGGAGCCGTGGAAGGAGCTGTGCGGCAGCACCGACCACGTCCACCTGTGGAGGGCCGGAGAGCACTGGCTGGTGGCCTGTGTGACACAGCGGGACGGCGAGGACCCCTACCTGCTGACGGCAGGGGCCACCGTCATAGATCCGCGCTAGGGTGGCCCGGGTGAGCGACGTATACGAGCTGATGATTGCCGTCGACCTGCGGGACGAGATCTCCGAGCCGGAACTGGCCGAGCTGAACTGGCATCTGGGGATCGGACCCCAGCCGGAGCGCCTGACCATCGTCACTGAGTTCCCGGTCGTGGTGCTGGACGACGCGGACATGCCGGTGATCGAGGACGATCCCCGTCCTCTGCTGGCCGGGCAGGGCGCCGCGTGGCGCGTGGGCGGCGTTCTCTGCTCGGCACTGGCGAGCCGTGCGGACCAGTCGCGGAAGGGCTGGTCGCTGACGTCCCGGCAGGAGATACACCCGGACGACTTCGACGAGATCGGTGAGCTGCTCTGCTGGCTGGCCGCAAGGGCCCACGAGACGCACCTGCGCGGGGACGGCGTGGTCGGGATCGGATTCCTCAGGTTCCACGAAGCCGAGGTCCCGGACGTGCTCCAGGTCGAGAGCGGGCAGGTCGCCTGGCCGGCCTGAGCCGGCCTAGTCGGCGGGGGATTCGGCGGCCTCGCGGAGGCGGGCGTATTCCTGGGCCATGGAGTCGGCGGTCCAGTGGGCGTTGAGGCCGCTGGGGTTGGGGAGGGCCCAGATGCGGGTGGAGCCGATGGTGCGCTCCTGGGGGCCGATCTGTGCCTTCTTCTCGCCGAAGGCCGTGCGGTAGGCGGTCACTCCCACCACCGCCAGCCACTGGGGGCGCAGCAGTTCCACCTTGGCCGTCAGGATGCGGCCGCCCTCGCGGAACTCCTCCGCGCTCAGCTCGTCGGCGCGGGCCGTGGCTCGGGCCACGACGTTGGTGATGCCGAGGCGGTAGGTCAGGAGCTCCTCCTGCTCCGCGGGAGCCAGGCGGCGCGGGGTGAAGCCCGAGAGGTGCACAGTTATCTGCACCTTCTTGGCTCGTTGTTCTCGGTGACGGTTCCCGAGAACAACGAGGAGAGTGAAGTGGATCTACGACATGAACTGATGGAGGGGCGGGCCGAGCTTCCCCGAGTCGGGGCGGTGGTCCCGGCGCGGGGCATCCATCCTCCGTACATCGTCGTCAATGGGTACGACGACGAGATCGAGCCGGTAACCGCGTATCTGCGCGACCTAGCCTTGAATGACAGCAGCCCGCTGACGGTCCGCAGCTATGGGTACGGGCTGCTGCGCTGGTTCCGGCTGCTGTGGCTACTCGGCGTGGTCTGGGAGAAGGCGACCGAAGCGGAGATTGCCGTACTGACTGGGTGGCTACGGTCGGCGGCGAACCCCCAGCGTCAGCGCAAGTCGGCCGGGGCCGCTGCTCCGGGATCGGTGAACCTGCGCACTGGTAAGCCGGTCCTGCGAGCCGGGTACGCGCCACGGACGATCAACCACGCCCTGTCGGTGGTGAGCGGGTTCTACGAGTTCCATGCCCACCAGGGCAACGGACCGGTCACCAACCCCGTCCCCGACTCACCGCAGCGGCGTCGGGCCCTGGCTCACCGCAGCCCGCTGGAGCCCAAGCCGGTGCTCGGCCGTGCCCGGCTGCGGCAGAAGGTCGCCGACCGGCCGCCCAGGTCGATCCCTGATCACCTCTGGGACGAGTTGTTCGAGCGCATGGGCTGCGAGCGCGACCGCGCACTGCTGGAGTTCTATGTCTCCAGCGGGGCCCGAGCCGAGGAACTACTCGGCGTCGGTATCGGAGACCTCGACTGGGCCGGCCAGAAGATCTACTTGATCTCCAAGGGCACTCGGGAGCGTCAACCGGTCCCGGCTTCACCGCAGGCGTTCGTGCGCCTGGCCCGCTACCTTGACGAGATCGGCACCCCGCCGGCGGACGAGCCGCTGTGGCGAACCCGCCGCGGCGCGGACCGGCCGATGACCTACTGGGCGATGCGCCGGATCATCCAGCGTGCGAATGAGGCCCTGGGCACCAACTGGACGCTGCACGATCTGCGGCACACGGCCGCCAACCGGATGGCCAACGGTGGCAAGCTCACCCTGCCCGAGGTCCAGGCCGTCTTGCGACACGCCAACATCCAGACCACCAGCCGGTACCTGGCAGTTCGCGTCGAGGAGATCTTCGACAAGCTCACCGAGCACTACAACGCCCCACGGGTCGAACGCAGCTACCCCACCGGCTACAACGCGGACGACATCGCGGCGGTGTTCGGTGCCTGACACGCAGCTCCGTACCACCGGCCTCAGCCGTCGCCACGGCCCGGTCGCCGAGGGCCTTCAGTTCCCCAGCCGCTTCGTCGGCGGCCCCATCACGCCCGGATCCGCCGTTGCGGCTACCTTGCCCCGGCCGCACGGGGAGTTCGCCACCGCCTCCGTCTCGCTCCTGTCACAGGTGGCTGGCTCCTCCTCGATTTGGCCCGACACCCCTCGTGCCACCCGCCTGAACTGGAAGAGCTCCACCCGTGTGCTGCTGGAATACCTCCTCGACTTCCGCGGGGAGACGTGGCAGGAGCGATGGGACGCCAGCCCACTTGGCCAAGGGCAGATCGCCGCCGACGAAGTGGGATCGCGCCAGACCACGGGCATCGGCGTCATCGCCGGGATCCGGGCTCTCTACTGCCTGCGCGTCATCCAGCCGACCCCGCTCGCATTCCGACGCAACCCGCTGCCCAACTACGGGGCGATGTTCATCGCCGTTCAGGAAGATCAGCTCCTGAACGAGTACGCCGAACAGGTGCGCGCCCACCAGTTTCGCCAGATGCACCGCCGCGACGCCATCAACGAGTTGTGCATGCTGTTGACCGTCCAGGGTGTCGCCCTCAGCGATGTCACCCCCGCCGCGTTGCTGCACTTCACCCACGAGAACCGGAAGGCTCGCTGCATCTTGCAACCGGGCAGCCAGGCGTCCAACCGGCTGATTGGCCGTGGCGTCTGGAACGTCCTGCACGCAATGGGGCACTTCCCGCCGTCTACGCCAGAGTCGATGCGGGCCGCCCTGCTACGTGGGCAGCGCAGCATCGAGGAACTCGTCGACCAGTACGAGATCTCCAACCAATCCGTGCGCGGCCTGCTCATTGAATACTTCACCCGACGCAAGGCCGACACCGACTACTCCACCCTCAAGGACCTCGTCTGCAAGCTCACCCGCCACTTCTGGAAGAACATCGAGACGATCAACCCGGACCAGGCGGACCTGAGGATCTCGCCGGAGAACTACACGAGCTGGCGCCAGATGATCACTGTCAAGGATGATGGCAAGCCCCGCGTCGGCCAGGACAGCATCGTCATTGCCCTGCGCAGCTTCTACTACGACCTGCACACCTGGGCTGCCGCAGAGCCCGAACGCTGGGCGGCCTGGGTCGCCCCTTGTCCGGTACCGCCCACCGAACTCCGCGGCTTGGGCGCGCGGCGCCGACGCATCAACGAACGCTCTGCCGACCGCACCCGGCAACGCCAACCGCTGCTGCCGGTTTTGGTCAACCACGTCGAAACCCGCTACGACCGCGCCCGCCTGCTGTTGGCTCAGGCTGACAAGGTCACCGAAGGCGA includes these proteins:
- a CDS encoding alkaline phosphatase D family protein, with protein sequence MASTPHTRRSLIGGSLALSSALLAAPTLAAPAFARSGRPNAHWGVQSGEITAHSATVWTRSDRLARMYVETSPSEAFRYAVRRHRGPLLGPSSDFTGTTVLRDLPPGQQVHYRVVLADPDDPRRTAEPVHGTFRTTPVSRRRDVRFLWSGDLAGQGWGINPDVGGYRVFDEMGRRNPDFFLFSGDTIYADGPIKSAVPLRDGTVWRNVTTAEKSKVAETLDEFRGNFRYNLLDRNLLDFNAQVPVLAQWDDHEVRNNWYPGQLIDDPRYTVKEADTLATRARRAFGEYFPVTDLRGGRAEGRMYRVMRYGPLLDVFVLDMRTYRNANSPGDRAEDPIGILGAEQLAWIKRELSRSRATWKVIASDMPLGIVVPDGAANFEAVAQGDPGAPLGRELQIAELLRHIKHQRITGTLWLTADVHYTAAHHYSPERAAFTDFAPFWEFVSGPIGAGGFPAGRLDATFGPQTAFVQSAPFANMSPSENPPYYGEVDIDGGSGELTVRLRRQGGDVLFTRTLQPGRVGQ
- a CDS encoding alpha/beta fold hydrolase, whose protein sequence is MTATVSFTIDSPLGPRTATVAYERKGSGEPLLLLHGIGHHLQAWHPVTDILAAEHDVIAVDLPGFGASEPLPKGVPYSLDTVAPALGALCTALGVERPHVAGNSLGGLLALEMGRSNLVRSVTALSPAGFWTEGERRYAFAALLAMRAGARTLPLPAVDRLARSAAGRAALTGTIYARPSRRSPEAVVAETLALRHATGFEDTLAAGGSVRFTEDVPGLPVTIAWGTRDRLLLRRQGVRAKHTVPGARLVRLPGCGHVPMSDDPALVARVVLDTARRAAVPVA
- a CDS encoding GntR family transcriptional regulator, encoding MGTTQLETVPEPKYWHLKTVLSEALDQDFAVGEVLPNERELAARFGVARATLRQALEQLELEGRLQRRRGVGTTVAPPRVGVAVGSAQHSWPGEAVDGWEPQDASESLPPAAVLKLLGTGGAFAADQPVHTVRRTRMTNGQAVAAELLYVPAASVPGLPAIEAPSGPARARAVLRELQRLVLDGQDRSVELGSARADDAKELDRLPGAPVLLVTTRYFTAAGTAAVSVATYRADTCRLTFGDSGGVEITHEPVAS
- a CDS encoding ROK family transcriptional regulator: MGQLTGGDPSLLRRINSAVVLRALRTAGSPTLTDLTRLTGLSRPTVEGVVEGLIGTGLVVEADAEEGARRQGRPARRFRFRAEAGHLLGIEIGSHRVAVLLSGLDGRIIGAGTKEVAETASADERLERVRAAVADLLRRAGVPRDSLRAVGVGSPGIVEADGTVRLGTALPGWTGLPLGDRLRRSFRCPVQVENDANAAAVAEHWKGAARDTGDMVFVMAGLSPGAGSLIGGRLHRGFGGAAGEIGALHLLGREATPERLLSTTGEPLHPLDEPAVAEVFAKAKRGDERAVAAVERFLQRLVHDVAALVLAMDPELVVVGGWAAGLDGVLEPLRRELERYCLRPPRVALSLLGEAAVATGALRLALDHVEEELFAVEKTVTARRR
- a CDS encoding response regulator — translated: MPVTVLLVDDEPLVRAGLRAVLDAQPDIEVVGEAADGASVIPLVRQLRPDVVAMDVRMPLLDGIEATRAVLRTVDSPPKILVVTTFENDEYVYQALRAGADGFLLKRARPSEIVHAVRLVAEGETLLFPAAVRALAAEYGNRQARAVLERAALTEREEAVLRLMARGLTNVEIASELIIGTETVKSHVSAILAKLGARDRTQAVITAYESGFVSPA
- a CDS encoding sensor histidine kinase, whose product is MYRLLRAPFQPVTYSRWLHLCVPLLLLAIWMFVVPEWPWGPMLLVLPFGLVPWVRLAEGLQAQFLLTPYDRGSADGSISLAPSAHWGDRWRTVLWLETRMVIATGAVAATVWMPALTVELFANALGFSPDPGPLAPLIPERRWVAALLVPVPLLVLMVVVVLLGELITAIATRLLGPSAAERLSALEARTEQLLERTRIARELHDSIGHALTVAVVQAGAARAAGDPAFTDRALCAIEETGRAALEDLERVLGVLRESGQPPSQRPTLAEADRLLESARASGSEVDAQLTGPLEKLPGPVTREGYRILQESLTNVLRHCGPVPVRVRVEMAVDRLEMEVTNPLPERPGVTLGGGSGLRGIRERAALLGGEAETGPHEGGWRVRARLPLERIR
- a CDS encoding ABC transporter ATP-binding protein; its protein translation is MNSIEIRELTKAYGAHRAVDGLTFDVLPGRVTGFLGPNGAGKSTTMRLLLGLDRPTAGTATIGGRRYLDLPDPLHRVGALLDAQSAHGGRTARDHLRFLAAAGRIPARRVDEVLEQAGMASVAGRRIKSFSLGMRQRLGIAAALLGDPGVLLLDEPTNGLDPEGIIWIRELMRGLAAEGRTVLVSSHLMSETSALADHLVVLGNGKLLADTSMEEFIDARSTRRVRLRTSEPGRLRTALARDGFDLADAADGRWTVEGIQAEQLGNLAAREGIPVLELSDERASLEQAYLDLTADHAQFTATH
- a CDS encoding ABC transporter permease subunit, with translation MRAALPTVPTLHSEWIKIRSLRGSLGGLIAVFVVTAGIQALTAAAIGRSEDGSMGDDPLFAAYYGISFGQIAAMVFGAGAVSCEFHNGALRTSLAAVPNRTRFYLSKIATVGVLALLAGQITGLVTFVAGQAFMGQYALELGDPGTYRAVVGSGLYLTMMALFAAGLTAVLRSGTVVLSLLIPFVLLVSFVVGEAAGGAAQFLPDRAGQLVLHAQTQGDLGPWTGLGVMALWAGAAVLGGWLAVRRRDA